From one Aeropyrum camini SY1 = JCM 12091 genomic stretch:
- a CDS encoding SCO family protein: protein MGSSELRSLIDAIGSFKWAVLVSLLVVVSGLSIGLYTAVTGLYPKADVGSGEYATVYSVGQRLFPVTIPSTQGTVSVPIEGKVNIIVPQYVRCPDVCHYETLIMKSLMIKLSQENSIDNVVFVTVEVDPWRGTLEEAEAYIREATASLGFNPPWIWVGGDREALETIYKQLGISVQLDSSSGLVVHTAGFYIVDPNGVLLYYVKVEDEGWKNPGEVASVLDQVVNEALSR, encoded by the coding sequence TTGGGGTCCAGCGAGCTGAGGTCGCTTATAGATGCTATAGGCTCTTTCAAGTGGGCTGTGCTAGTCTCACTTCTTGTTGTAGTATCCGGCTTGTCCATTGGCCTATATACAGCCGTGACTGGTCTGTACCCGAAGGCCGATGTAGGTAGCGGGGAGTACGCTACTGTATATAGCGTGGGTCAGCGCCTCTTCCCCGTCACCATACCTAGCACCCAGGGTACGGTTTCCGTACCTATAGAGGGGAAGGTAAACATTATAGTGCCTCAGTACGTTAGATGCCCAGACGTATGCCACTACGAGACTCTGATAATGAAGTCTCTCATGATAAAGCTTTCCCAGGAAAACTCTATTGATAACGTCGTCTTTGTAACTGTAGAGGTTGACCCGTGGAGGGGCACCCTAGAGGAGGCGGAGGCATATATCAGGGAGGCGACAGCATCGCTCGGCTTCAACCCGCCGTGGATATGGGTTGGAGGGGACAGGGAGGCGTTAGAAACTATTTACAAGCAGCTCGGGATAAGCGTTCAGTTGGACAGCAGCTCGGGCCTCGTAGTACATACAGCCGGGTTCTACATAGTCGACCCTAACGGGGTCCTACTCTACTACGTCAAGGTTGAAGATGAGGGTTGGAAAAACCCAGGTGAGGTTGCAAGTGTTCTAGACCAGGTGGTTAACGAGGCCTTGTCTAGGTAG
- the xerA gene encoding site-specific tyrosine recombinase/integron integrase encodes MARASSAESLPPPPSDIGEYTLEDAARLFLTMLESTGWSSKTLKVYRAALKDFLKGFGRDRVKDVTHMTYVEWLSSVSDRVRRGAISRTTAHYYSIMVRRFLRWAGVEGVMRPFSRGERRFSGSLTWREVEALLSASRDIIDALIVAMLAETGLRVSELLSIRVSDIDLGRGVVRVVGKYGKERVVFLGPLSRMLLEEHLASNPLPPDSRIIDISYQAVYKRLKSLARRAGLDPRKVRPHILRHTFATEALRRGMSLAALQKLLGHSDIKVTQLYLHMTYEDVEREYHQTFASTMPAPPLQSVHQATAYPPAMAYGTYYQPQQPQSYSQHPSITPATLTHPPPRYGQGGPGLWRRGVRAR; translated from the coding sequence GTGGCGAGAGCCAGCTCAGCAGAGTCTCTTCCGCCTCCGCCTAGCGATATTGGAGAGTATACCCTGGAGGACGCTGCTAGGCTATTCCTAACAATGCTTGAGAGCACTGGGTGGAGTAGCAAGACGCTGAAGGTGTATAGGGCGGCGCTTAAGGATTTCCTCAAAGGCTTTGGACGAGATAGGGTGAAGGATGTGACCCATATGACGTATGTTGAATGGTTGTCCAGCGTGAGCGATAGGGTTAGGAGGGGTGCTATATCGAGGACGACTGCCCACTATTACAGCATAATGGTTAGGCGGTTCCTAAGATGGGCCGGAGTTGAAGGAGTTATGAGGCCTTTCAGCAGGGGGGAAAGGAGGTTTAGCGGCAGCCTAACGTGGAGGGAGGTTGAAGCGCTGCTTTCGGCGTCGAGAGATATTATCGACGCGCTTATAGTGGCCATGCTTGCTGAAACGGGGCTTAGAGTGTCGGAGCTGCTGTCGATTAGAGTTTCAGACATAGACCTGGGCAGGGGCGTGGTGAGGGTGGTAGGTAAGTATGGGAAGGAGAGGGTGGTGTTCCTAGGCCCGCTGTCTAGGATGCTGCTTGAGGAACACCTAGCCTCAAACCCGCTCCCCCCGGACTCCAGGATAATCGATATCTCGTACCAAGCCGTCTACAAGAGGCTCAAAAGCCTGGCTAGGAGGGCCGGCCTCGACCCCCGCAAGGTGAGGCCCCATATATTGAGGCATACTTTCGCGACGGAGGCGCTGAGGAGGGGTATGAGCCTCGCCGCCCTCCAGAAGCTGCTTGGCCATAGTGACATAAAGGTCACCCAACTCTACCTCCACATGACGTATGAGGACGTCGAAAGGGAGTACCACCAGACCTTCGCAAGCACCATGCCTGCTCCACCGCTCCAAAGTGTGCACCAAGCAACAGCGTATCCCCCCGCCATGGCTTATGGAACATACTACCAGCCTCAACAACCCCAGAGCTATAGCCAGCACCCCAGCATTACCCCGGCTACGTTAACCCATCCTCCCCCCAGATACGGCCAAGGGGGCCCTGGCCTCTGGAGGAGAGGCGTGAGGGCTAGATAA
- a CDS encoding methyltransferase family protein, producing MTVSREIKAGVMTLLILAFLAVLALVSRWIWVSVLGFHPGPLHPALAVVGGFIVGLGVAELLYTYIYFSPILMLSNTMDDILDIVAGMFMGRPPWRPTAPGGCKDYRIVAEGPYRCVRHPVYTAALTAFLGATLVKHYFLLASILLSIAYILLSAAEEARLNAKTCGRYKEIMAGKPSISPLGLLRCMLRDIAGVGNASSQHSPTGSLTSPLPRDMRRHAAIPVGM from the coding sequence ATGACAGTTTCGAGAGAAATCAAGGCGGGAGTGATGACACTGCTGATACTAGCGTTTCTGGCTGTACTAGCTCTAGTGTCACGCTGGATTTGGGTTAGCGTTTTAGGTTTCCACCCCGGCCCTCTGCACCCGGCTCTCGCCGTTGTGGGCGGCTTCATAGTCGGTTTGGGAGTAGCTGAGCTGCTATACACCTACATATACTTCAGCCCCATCCTCATGCTCTCCAACACTATGGACGATATTCTCGATATAGTGGCTGGCATGTTTATGGGCAGGCCTCCGTGGAGGCCCACAGCGCCTGGAGGATGCAAGGATTATCGCATAGTAGCTGAGGGTCCTTACAGGTGCGTACGTCACCCAGTCTATACGGCCGCTTTAACAGCCTTCCTTGGCGCGACTCTGGTTAAACACTACTTCCTACTAGCATCGATACTATTGTCAATAGCATATATACTACTGAGTGCTGCTGAGGAGGCGAGGCTAAATGCGAAAACCTGCGGCAGATATAAGGAGATTATGGCTGGCAAGCCTAGCATCAGCCCCCTAGGCCTTCTGCGCTGCATGCTAAGGGATATAGCTGGCGTGGGAAACGCCTCTTCTCAACATTCACCTACAGGCTCCCTAACCTCACCCCTCCCACGCGATATGCGGCGCCACGCAGCCATACCTGTGGGGATGTAG
- a CDS encoding 5'/3'-nucleotidase SurE has translation MARAIVTNDDGVHSRSLRALAQSLASLGWEVVVAAPLGNWSGYSKSIGRFRGSKVYRFESGGLKYLTGDMPPAALVGVAIDIAGFEPDIVVSGINYGPNLGVYDFFSSGTIGGALEAALKGFNSVSLSSACRDGDSSCIMEAVAVSLPVVEAAGEILNYSGASLMVLNIPRSPRGFRLARPCGRIPRFSGGIGDEGSLHVEKFDHSRLFSGESSPCDGRLFSMGYIPVSLYRINSGWVQPLEDSGDGVAKLVEDLLNSKVSPPAGQQF, from the coding sequence ATGGCTAGAGCAATCGTGACTAACGACGACGGCGTCCACAGCAGGTCTCTGAGGGCGCTGGCCCAGAGTCTGGCTTCTCTAGGTTGGGAGGTGGTCGTGGCTGCACCGCTCGGCAACTGGAGCGGCTACTCGAAAAGCATAGGAAGGTTTAGGGGGAGCAAGGTTTACCGTTTCGAGTCTGGGGGGCTAAAGTACCTAACGGGCGACATGCCTCCTGCTGCCCTTGTCGGTGTCGCCATAGACATAGCAGGTTTTGAGCCGGATATAGTAGTCTCGGGCATAAACTACGGTCCAAACCTTGGCGTGTACGACTTCTTCTCCAGCGGCACGATAGGCGGGGCTCTAGAGGCGGCTCTGAAAGGGTTTAACTCCGTCTCTCTAAGCTCAGCCTGCAGGGATGGGGATAGTAGCTGTATAATGGAGGCAGTAGCGGTATCACTCCCTGTCGTAGAGGCTGCGGGGGAGATTCTAAACTATAGTGGTGCGAGCCTTATGGTATTGAACATACCCCGGAGCCCCAGAGGCTTTAGGCTGGCCAGGCCGTGCGGGAGGATTCCCAGGTTCTCGGGCGGTATAGGGGATGAGGGCTCGCTACATGTCGAGAAGTTCGACCATTCACGGCTGTTCAGCGGGGAGAGCAGTCCCTGCGACGGCCGTCTCTTTTCCATGGGCTACATACCGGTGTCGCTGTACAGAATCAACAGCGGCTGGGTTCAACCTCTCGAGGATAGTGGGGATGGAGTTGCGAAGCTTGTAGAGGACCTCTTAAACTCTAAAGTCTCCCCACCTGCGGGGCAACAGTTTTAG
- a CDS encoding FAD-binding oxidoreductase, whose product MLARDWLTGFPAVARKRVAVIGGGVSGLMAALWASRYGYDATVFEADLASPTATRLSAGIIDPTVDVSLAPFALEALSILSSLGLGVESRLLWVHRRGSCRRLEKLLSAAGLVEHSVAGEDTVGLGRYRVDLSPGEEMHILRTMLVDTGTLYSLVSSSPGVDIVEDRVEYVGCGSLRLRRGGYREFDAIIVAAGPWTGFIRGLETVASMLRIYRCEALIIRAGGGPLAVVDDVLDFYMSIHTSGDGILGDGCCAEIESPNEGYRYDGEVLEAVLGRSMRRLEGLGDAELVAPVSAPCAVGRDSFPVLGGLPSCSRIHLLVGLDGVGVTLAPSLARLVLESIATGSRDYIPTGMAAWRRISRGRGEVREPVGEC is encoded by the coding sequence ATGCTCGCGCGAGACTGGTTAACGGGGTTCCCTGCTGTGGCTAGGAAGAGGGTTGCAGTTATCGGTGGAGGCGTGTCCGGCCTCATGGCGGCCTTGTGGGCATCTAGATACGGTTACGATGCCACTGTTTTCGAGGCTGATCTAGCCTCACCCACGGCTACCCGGCTATCGGCTGGTATTATAGACCCGACTGTCGATGTTTCCTTGGCCCCGTTTGCACTAGAGGCATTATCTATTTTGAGCAGCCTCGGCTTGGGCGTCGAGTCCCGGCTACTATGGGTTCATCGGCGGGGCTCTTGTAGAAGGCTTGAGAAGCTTCTCTCTGCCGCGGGGCTGGTGGAGCATAGTGTAGCTGGGGAGGACACCGTCGGGCTTGGTAGGTATAGAGTTGACCTCTCTCCTGGGGAGGAGATGCATATACTAAGGACTATGCTCGTTGACACTGGAACGCTGTATAGCCTTGTTTCTTCCTCTCCCGGCGTGGATATTGTGGAGGATAGAGTAGAATATGTGGGGTGCGGCTCGTTACGTCTGAGGAGAGGGGGCTACAGGGAGTTCGATGCCATCATAGTTGCTGCGGGGCCTTGGACGGGGTTCATTAGGGGGCTTGAAACCGTAGCTTCCATGCTCCGCATTTACAGGTGTGAAGCACTGATTATCAGGGCTGGCGGCGGCCCTCTCGCCGTTGTAGATGACGTACTCGACTTCTACATGTCTATACACACTTCTGGCGACGGTATTTTAGGTGATGGATGCTGTGCAGAGATAGAGAGCCCCAATGAAGGGTACAGGTACGACGGAGAGGTCCTGGAAGCCGTGTTAGGCAGGTCGATGAGAAGGCTGGAGGGGCTTGGTGATGCGGAGCTAGTTGCCCCGGTATCAGCTCCCTGCGCTGTAGGTAGAGACAGCTTCCCTGTTCTAGGAGGGCTCCCCAGCTGCAGCAGGATTCACCTGCTGGTGGGGCTAGACGGTGTGGGTGTTACACTAGCCCCCTCCCTGGCACGGCTGGTTTTAGAGTCGATAGCTACAGGCTCTAGAGACTACATCCCCACAGGTATGGCTGCGTGGCGCCGCATATCGCGTGGGAGGGGTGAGGTTAGGGAGCCTGTAGGTGAATGTTGA
- a CDS encoding cytochrome C oxidase subunit IV family protein produces the protein MASSSFEDLVKEASKYLGVWAVLVGSAVAEVYLVMEGIARNPFVFVLAVALFQSALIALFFQHLREEPIIIRGITVSGAVLIAILIISAVTSVLTCTPYFPG, from the coding sequence GTGGCTTCCAGCAGTTTCGAGGACCTCGTCAAGGAGGCGTCTAAATACCTAGGGGTGTGGGCTGTACTGGTTGGTAGCGCGGTTGCAGAGGTATATCTGGTAATGGAGGGTATAGCCAGGAATCCCTTCGTGTTCGTGCTAGCTGTAGCGCTCTTCCAGTCGGCGCTAATAGCCCTGTTCTTCCAGCACCTGAGGGAGGAGCCCATAATAATAAGAGGGATAACAGTATCCGGTGCAGTGTTGATAGCGATACTAATAATCTCGGCAGTAACGAGTGTCCTAACGTGCACGCCATACTTCCCAGGCTAG
- a CDS encoding dihydropteroate synthase, which yields MDGNDVDIVLLLQNTVEDVQLVVDEIEGLGYSVVTVVAPPTRDSLVRILERYPKAIVIIPGGVPGDFREYGGRVVKGTYSLKPLPKVLRIVDPRDLSPVSPAEKVLGEKFVYVVAEVLRNVASGISGFKPPFSPPPVFVLSEVYVDNYPNAFEALLEILYRVAAGADLVVVGAASAEAQEALANVYTTVSRELSIEFGVDPPSHGFQKPGLLTGSQKPALYMSVWEGGELPEVDSRFTTVLPRYGSRDVLSMAEDILRACKWGVKEGLNPIVDPVLLRPGASPHPFESLAALKIARRRGMECPAMVGVNNVYEMVDADTTGTIPILTLASAESGASAILVSEESAKSRGATAEARIASYMVSYTLATGSPPKDLGFALLESKEKAPGYRPPSGCNALKLLPRRWGDFRV from the coding sequence TTGGACGGCAACGACGTAGACATAGTCCTCCTCCTCCAAAATACTGTAGAGGATGTCCAGCTTGTGGTGGACGAGATAGAAGGCCTGGGCTACAGTGTAGTAACCGTTGTAGCGCCTCCAACCAGGGATTCGCTAGTGAGGATACTGGAGAGGTATCCAAAGGCTATTGTCATTATACCAGGTGGCGTGCCAGGCGATTTTAGAGAGTACGGCGGGAGGGTTGTAAAGGGAACATACTCCCTCAAGCCGTTGCCCAAGGTCCTAAGAATCGTTGACCCCAGAGACCTCAGCCCGGTATCGCCTGCAGAGAAGGTACTGGGAGAAAAGTTTGTTTATGTCGTTGCCGAGGTATTGCGCAACGTTGCCTCAGGGATAAGCGGCTTCAAGCCACCCTTTTCCCCGCCTCCGGTGTTCGTTCTCTCAGAAGTCTATGTAGACAATTATCCGAACGCTTTCGAGGCGCTTCTCGAGATCCTATACAGGGTTGCAGCCGGAGCTGACTTAGTGGTAGTTGGTGCGGCCTCAGCCGAGGCCCAGGAGGCTCTGGCCAATGTTTATACAACCGTATCCAGGGAACTCAGCATAGAGTTTGGCGTCGACCCCCCCTCCCACGGTTTCCAGAAGCCCGGCCTCCTCACAGGCTCTCAGAAGCCCGCCCTATACATGAGCGTCTGGGAGGGGGGAGAGCTTCCCGAGGTTGACAGCCGCTTTACCACTGTTCTACCCCGGTATGGCAGCCGTGACGTGCTCTCGATGGCAGAAGATATATTGAGAGCCTGCAAATGGGGCGTTAAGGAGGGTCTAAACCCCATAGTAGACCCTGTGCTGCTGAGGCCCGGAGCCTCGCCCCATCCCTTCGAGAGCCTAGCTGCCCTGAAGATAGCCCGTAGGCGTGGTATGGAGTGTCCAGCTATGGTTGGAGTTAATAATGTGTACGAGATGGTTGACGCAGACACCACCGGAACCATACCCATACTCACACTAGCCTCGGCGGAGAGCGGGGCGAGCGCGATACTAGTCAGCGAGGAGAGTGCAAAGTCTCGGGGCGCCACAGCCGAGGCTAGGATAGCCTCCTACATGGTCTCGTACACTCTGGCAACAGGCTCTCCCCCTAAGGATCTCGGTTTCGCTCTGCTAGAGTCTAAGGAGAAGGCCCCGGGATACAGGCCTCCATCGGGATGCAATGCTCTAAAACTGTTGCCCCGCAGGTGGGGAGACTTTAGAGTTTAA
- the pruA gene encoding L-glutamate gamma-semialdehyde dehydrogenase: MALWRIEKPKNEPFLEFRPGTKERELLKKKLEEVKSRTVEIPLIIGGKEVKTGETVEIRAPHDKDTVLAVAHLAGEEEIRDAIEKALDAWTKWSEMEWYHRTSVFLKAADLLAGPYRLEADAVIMLNHSKTPWEAEIDLAELVDFWRFGAYYARFIFEQQPEQAPGELNRVEWRPLEGFVFAVPPFNFFSIGGNLPTAPALVGNVSIWKPSRWVIYSNYIIMKILMEAGLPPGVVNFVPFNTKYSSIVLSHPDFAGLHFTGSYSTFVRLWKMIAQNLDKYRNFPRIVGETGGKDFIVVHPSADITEAVVATIRGAFEYQGQKCSAASRLFVPKSMWPKFWEVMKAELDKVKVGPVDDFTVFMGAIISEEQYRKIVSYIEYAKQHPEEYQIIYGGKYDDSKGYFIWPTVVLTNNPKGKLMTEEIFGPVLTVYVYDDDKYDEILWVVDKAAPYGLTGSVFAKDREAILKAEKALRYAAGNFYINDKPTGSIVARQPFGGARWSGTNDKAGWFTNLLRWLNPRSIKETLIPPKDWRRPYMGED; the protein is encoded by the coding sequence ATGGCGTTATGGAGGATTGAGAAGCCTAAGAACGAGCCCTTCCTAGAGTTCAGGCCAGGGACCAAGGAGAGGGAGCTTCTTAAGAAGAAGCTGGAGGAGGTTAAGAGCAGGACTGTTGAGATACCACTGATAATAGGTGGGAAGGAGGTTAAAACGGGTGAGACGGTCGAGATACGCGCGCCCCACGACAAGGATACTGTTCTAGCTGTAGCCCATTTAGCGGGCGAGGAGGAGATTAGGGACGCCATTGAGAAGGCGCTAGACGCCTGGACAAAGTGGTCTGAGATGGAGTGGTACCACAGGACCTCAGTCTTCCTCAAGGCTGCGGACCTGCTAGCTGGGCCATATAGGCTCGAGGCCGACGCCGTTATAATGCTCAACCACTCTAAGACCCCGTGGGAGGCCGAGATAGACCTGGCGGAGCTGGTTGACTTTTGGAGGTTCGGCGCCTACTATGCAAGGTTCATTTTCGAGCAGCAGCCTGAGCAGGCTCCGGGAGAGCTGAACAGGGTCGAGTGGCGACCCCTGGAGGGGTTTGTGTTCGCCGTCCCGCCCTTCAACTTCTTCAGCATAGGAGGCAACCTGCCTACAGCACCAGCACTAGTCGGCAACGTGTCTATATGGAAGCCCTCTAGATGGGTGATATACTCTAACTACATAATTATGAAGATACTAATGGAGGCTGGTCTGCCGCCGGGCGTGGTCAACTTCGTCCCATTCAACACTAAGTACTCGAGCATAGTTCTCTCACACCCCGACTTCGCTGGCCTACACTTCACAGGAAGCTACTCCACCTTCGTCAGGCTATGGAAGATGATCGCCCAGAACCTGGACAAGTATAGGAACTTCCCCAGGATAGTGGGCGAGACCGGAGGGAAAGACTTTATAGTAGTCCACCCGAGCGCGGACATAACCGAGGCTGTAGTGGCGACAATCAGGGGGGCCTTCGAGTACCAGGGTCAGAAGTGCAGCGCCGCCTCCCGACTGTTCGTCCCCAAGAGCATGTGGCCCAAGTTCTGGGAGGTTATGAAAGCCGAGCTAGACAAGGTTAAGGTAGGTCCTGTTGACGACTTCACAGTATTCATGGGGGCGATAATAAGCGAGGAACAGTATAGAAAGATAGTATCCTACATAGAGTATGCCAAGCAGCATCCGGAGGAGTACCAGATAATATATGGGGGCAAGTACGACGACAGCAAGGGCTACTTCATATGGCCCACAGTAGTTCTTACCAACAACCCGAAGGGCAAGCTGATGACTGAGGAGATCTTCGGCCCCGTCCTCACAGTCTATGTTTATGACGATGACAAGTACGATGAGATACTTTGGGTGGTCGACAAGGCCGCACCCTACGGGCTTACGGGCTCCGTTTTCGCCAAGGACAGGGAGGCAATACTAAAGGCTGAGAAGGCGCTTAGATACGCTGCAGGCAACTTCTACATAAACGACAAGCCCACTGGCTCAATAGTAGCTAGGCAGCCGTTCGGAGGCGCAAGATGGTCCGGCACTAACGACAAGGCCGGGTGGTTCACAAACCTCCTCAGGTGGCTGAACCCAAGGTCGATAAAGGAGACTTTGATACCGCCGAAGGACTGGAGAAGACCCTATATGGGGGAGGACTAG
- a CDS encoding cbb3-type cytochrome c oxidase subunit I — protein MSRLRGFLAWIYKWLTTTDHKDIGLLYLVTSIAFLLIAGSLALLFRVQLAIPKSNFLTGDAYYEAVTVHGLIMLLWFASPFAFGLANFIVPLQIGARDLAFPRLNALSYWLYLLSGLVILASFFTESGAPNVGWTLYAPLTARIYTPGIGLDLAALAIFLFSLSVTLGTINFLVTIATMRAPGVTWFKMPMFTWSILFTIILMLWAFPPLMVGGAILLLDRNLGTEFFLNPAGGALLWDHLFWFFGHPEVYILLFPALGAMADVISTFSGRPIYAKRYILTAFLIATIISFVVWMHHMFITGTNIYTRLFYSITTILISIPFEMAVMSFIFTLYKGRLIYTVPMLFAVGALLNFIIGGSTGVYLGSIAIDRGFRGTYWVVAHFHYILVGTVTLGLIAGLYYWWPKITGRSYSERLGKIHFALAMLGVALTFLPQFALMDMPRRYFTYDVPEWIPLNQLSTVGAFIFGTSMAVGLANFLYSLVKGRVAMPNPWNAWTLEWFTGSPPPKHNFDGVPVVRRDNTVVFVSEEALSKYGKDAIVNGSVDVSSVPLSGAQAHHSHGASHHGTIDPLVLAAGLTLTLFGLFVGKILTYLGAIVFLVSLARWLWKDVKNMFVEELPGYVEHWPFPKDKIRSAMWVFIASEVATFGSIFSAYFFIRFNPVGKVLTEAWPPGYMVHDVNVGLINTIILFTGTMLFTLTYLGVKRDSYMITLTGLLGTLFMAVFFLTVKYFEWKELLMEGLGLNAGIHLQAYYVTTGAHALHVILGVLATTYLLVKLFNGNLRGRQALSEVLAIGIYWGIVEIVWTLVFPLYYLV, from the coding sequence TTGTCTAGGTTAAGGGGTTTCCTGGCCTGGATATATAAGTGGCTCACTACTACAGACCACAAGGATATAGGGCTCCTCTACCTTGTGACAAGCATAGCATTCCTCCTAATAGCCGGAAGCCTAGCCCTCCTGTTTAGAGTTCAGCTAGCCATCCCAAAGTCGAACTTCCTAACAGGCGACGCCTATTATGAGGCTGTAACGGTCCACGGTTTGATAATGCTTCTCTGGTTCGCATCACCCTTTGCCTTCGGGCTCGCCAACTTCATAGTGCCGCTGCAAATTGGTGCTAGGGATCTGGCGTTCCCGAGGCTCAACGCTCTAAGCTACTGGCTCTACCTTCTCAGCGGCCTCGTAATCCTAGCCAGCTTCTTCACAGAGTCTGGAGCACCTAACGTGGGCTGGACGCTCTACGCCCCACTAACCGCCAGGATATACACGCCGGGTATAGGGCTGGACCTAGCCGCCCTGGCTATATTCCTGTTCTCTTTAAGCGTTACTCTAGGTACGATTAACTTCCTTGTAACGATAGCCACTATGCGGGCTCCGGGTGTAACGTGGTTTAAGATGCCGATGTTCACATGGTCGATACTCTTCACCATAATACTGATGCTATGGGCTTTCCCGCCGCTCATGGTGGGAGGAGCTATACTCCTTCTTGACAGGAACCTAGGGACAGAGTTCTTCCTCAACCCTGCTGGAGGCGCCCTGCTATGGGACCACCTATTCTGGTTCTTCGGCCACCCAGAGGTGTATATACTGCTGTTCCCTGCTCTAGGCGCCATGGCTGATGTGATATCTACCTTCAGCGGTAGACCTATATATGCTAAGAGGTACATTCTCACAGCCTTCCTCATAGCCACCATAATAAGCTTCGTAGTGTGGATGCACCACATGTTCATAACTGGTACAAACATCTACACTAGACTGTTCTACAGCATAACCACAATACTGATATCGATACCCTTCGAGATGGCGGTGATGTCGTTCATATTCACACTCTACAAGGGCAGGCTGATTTACACCGTTCCCATGCTCTTCGCCGTCGGGGCTCTGCTGAACTTCATAATAGGCGGTTCTACCGGGGTTTACCTGGGATCCATAGCAATAGACAGAGGCTTCAGAGGCACATACTGGGTGGTAGCACACTTCCACTACATACTAGTTGGGACGGTAACCCTAGGCTTGATAGCGGGTCTCTACTACTGGTGGCCGAAGATAACAGGTAGGAGCTACAGCGAGAGGCTGGGCAAGATACACTTCGCTCTGGCAATGCTCGGAGTCGCCCTCACCTTCCTCCCGCAGTTCGCCCTCATGGACATGCCGAGGAGGTACTTCACATACGACGTCCCAGAGTGGATTCCTCTGAACCAGCTATCGACGGTGGGTGCATTCATATTCGGCACCTCAATGGCTGTAGGCCTGGCCAACTTCCTCTACTCGCTCGTCAAAGGCAGAGTCGCAATGCCGAACCCGTGGAATGCGTGGACGCTAGAGTGGTTCACCGGCTCCCCACCGCCAAAGCACAACTTCGACGGCGTCCCCGTTGTCAGGAGAGACAACACGGTTGTATTCGTCAGCGAGGAAGCCTTGTCCAAGTATGGCAAGGACGCTATAGTAAATGGTAGCGTAGACGTCTCCAGCGTGCCACTCAGCGGCGCCCAGGCCCACCACAGCCACGGAGCGTCGCACCACGGCACTATAGACCCCCTCGTGCTGGCCGCAGGTTTAACTCTAACTCTGTTTGGGCTCTTCGTGGGCAAGATATTAACATACCTGGGCGCCATAGTGTTCCTAGTATCACTCGCTAGGTGGCTATGGAAGGATGTTAAGAACATGTTTGTCGAGGAGCTGCCGGGCTATGTAGAGCACTGGCCGTTCCCGAAGGATAAGATAAGGAGTGCTATGTGGGTGTTCATAGCCAGCGAGGTAGCTACGTTCGGCAGCATATTCAGTGCATACTTCTTCATCCGGTTCAACCCGGTTGGAAAGGTGTTGACCGAGGCGTGGCCGCCAGGATATATGGTCCATGACGTCAACGTAGGCCTCATAAACACTATAATACTGTTCACGGGAACAATGCTCTTCACCCTAACATACCTCGGGGTAAAGAGAGACAGCTACATGATAACCCTCACCGGCCTGCTGGGCACCCTCTTCATGGCGGTCTTCTTCCTCACGGTGAAGTACTTCGAGTGGAAGGAACTTCTGATGGAGGGGCTGGGCCTCAACGCTGGCATCCACCTCCAGGCCTACTACGTGACCACAGGAGCACACGCACTACACGTTATACTGGGGGTGCTAGCCACCACCTACCTTCTAGTTAAACTGTTCAACGGGAACCTTAGGGGTAGGCAAGCGCTATCCGAGGTGCTGGCGATAGGCATATACTGGGGTATAGTGGAGATAGTATGGACACTAGTGTTCCCGCTCTACTATCTAGTGTGA